A region of Neovison vison isolate M4711 chromosome 7, ASM_NN_V1, whole genome shotgun sequence DNA encodes the following proteins:
- the LOC122911430 gene encoding metallothionein-1E-like: MDPNCSCGTGGSCTCAGSCKCKECKCSSCKKSCCSCCPVGCAKCAQGCICKGASDKCSCCA, encoded by the exons ATGGATCCCAACTGCTCTTGCGGTACAG GTGGCTCCTGCACGTGTGCTGGCTCCTGCAAATGCAAAGAATGCAAATGCAGTTCCTGCAAAAAGA GCTGTTGCTCCTGCTGCCCGGTGGGCTGTGCCAAGTGCGCCCAGGGCTGCATTTGCAAAGGGGCGTCGGACAAGTGCAGCTGCTGTGCCTGA